CCGCCCCCTCCTACTCGATTATGGCCTGTTAGTGATCGCTCGCCTCATCCTTTATTTCTTCGCGGAAGCCTTCTACACTTTGGCGCCGACGCTCATTCTTCTCGCGCATGTGCCTTACTTGGGAAGCGGGAAGCTCATCGGCAAACTCTGCCAAATATTCTTCGCTTTCCTCGGCGTTTTCCAATGTATTCTGTACCATATCCTGCAGTTTCTCCGCATTGTCTGCGCGATTGTCCGGTTTTGCCATGGGCATGCATCCTCCTTGAATATGGTAAGGGTTGGCGTCGCTTCCTTGCAGCAGCGATTCAGGCCACTTATAAGATGTCACACTCCGTACATCGCTATGCTGGGAGAATGAGGGCGGCATCTCCTTCGCAATCTGACACTCCGTTAACAAAAAAGGCGCTTTGCGGTGACAATCTCGACTTATAATGGAACCCAAATGGCAGTCCCCCGAGGGAACCGAAAGGAGAATGAGCAAACATGGACACAGGCAGCCACTTGCTGTTTGGAGCGACATTAGCCGGATTGGCGATGCTGGACCCGGTTGTTGCGGGCCAGCCCCAGCTGGCGCATGCCGTCTTGGCAGGCACGTTGATCGGCTCGCATGCACCAGATTTCGATACCTTGACCAGGCTCAAAGGCTTCACGGCGTACTTAAAGCATCACCGCGGCTTGTCGCATGCTTTGCCCGCCTTATTCGTCTGGCCGGTACTGGTCAGCTTGCCGCTGGCATGGATATTCGGCGTACAGGATGGCTGGCTGCATCTATTTGCCTGGACAATGGCGGCCGTTTGCTTTCATGTATTTTTGGATGCTTTCAATGCGTACGGCGTTCAGTGCTTTCGGCCGATTACCCGCAAGTGGGTGCATCTTGACATCTTGTGTCTGTACGAGCCGTTTCTGTTCGGGCTTCATGCTGCCGGATTGGCGGCATGGCTAGTGACAGACTGGCCGCCTGGC
The nucleotide sequence above comes from Xylanibacillus composti. Encoded proteins:
- the tlp gene encoding small acid-soluble spore protein Tlp, producing MAKPDNRADNAEKLQDMVQNTLENAEESEEYLAEFADELPASQVRHMREKNERRRQSVEGFREEIKDEASDH
- a CDS encoding metal-dependent hydrolase codes for the protein MDTGSHLLFGATLAGLAMLDPVVAGQPQLAHAVLAGTLIGSHAPDFDTLTRLKGFTAYLKHHRGLSHALPALFVWPVLVSLPLAWIFGVQDGWLHLFAWTMAAVCFHVFLDAFNAYGVQCFRPITRKWVHLDILCLYEPFLFGLHAAGLAAWLVTDWPPGPLFAAVYASTFAYIALRALHHRHSLVTFRKRYGIYGSCHLIPTLNWFRWQYIVEQDGRFQVGLVCKGRMESQEILEQDDNPAIQATRGMDGVRAFLQFAQRIHVSCKENEDGYEVKWSDVRFSHRHKLSFGVDVKLDRNLRVISQRAGYRKKGYEPPYI